One part of the Vicia villosa cultivar HV-30 ecotype Madison, WI linkage group LG6, Vvil1.0, whole genome shotgun sequence genome encodes these proteins:
- the LOC131613682 gene encoding uncharacterized protein LOC131613682 has translation MICDKLKKAQDRQKSYVDSRRRPLEFDEGDHVLLKVTPRLNLKTPFKSRKLSTRFVGPYQIIERIGEVAYRLALPPSLSDLHDVFHVSQLRKFIPDPFHPILPDTVEVEADLSFQPRPNRILEYSSKKLRSKEIPMVKVHWENSSLDEATWELESEMRASYPHLCW, from the coding sequence ATGATATGTGATAAGTTGAAGAAGGCACAAGACCGTCAGAAAAGTTATGTTGATTCACGACGGAGACCTTTAGAGTTCGACGAGGGTGACCATGTGCTTTTGAAGGTTACCCCTCGGCTGAACCTGAAGACCCCATTTAAGTCAAGGAAACTAAGTACGAGATTTGTGGGACCTTACCAAATCATCGAACGGATAGGAGAGGTGGCTTACCGATTAGCCTTGCCACCATCTCTTTCCGATCtccatgatgtattccatgtatctcagCTTAGGAAGTTTATTCCCGACCCTTTCCATCCAATCCTTCCTGATACAGTTGAAGTAGAAGCGGATCTTTCTTTCCAACCTCGTCCAAATCGTATATTGGAATATTCAAGTAAGAAGTTGCGAAGTAAAGAGATACCAATGGTGAAAGTTCATTGGGAGAATTCAAGTCTGGACGAGGCTACTTGGGAGTTAGAATCCGAGATGCGGGCTTCGTACCCTCACTTGTGCTGGTAA